The Syngnathus scovelli strain Florida chromosome 21, RoL_Ssco_1.2, whole genome shotgun sequence DNA segment GCCTGTCCAACGGCACGTGGGCTCCCAAGGGCAACTACTCCATGTGCAAGGCCATCCTGCACCAAGAGGTGAGCCAAAGCCACAATGCTCGCGAGAAGAAAGCTCGGCCGCTTGTGTCAAAGGACATCGTGCCAGCCACCCACCGCGGAATGCATTTGTGAGAATCGGGGGAGCCGACGTGCGGATTAATGCTGTTAATCCCCCGCCGGCGTGTGACATCAAggccaaaaaaaaagagctgatgCCTCTGAGCGGTCCCCGTCCCAAATGGTTGACGAGCACTCCATGCGCTTGTTGGCCTTTTCAGAAAAAGGGCAAGATGCACTACCAGATGGCAGTGATCATCAACTTCCTGGGACACGTCATCTCCATGCTGGCGCTCCTGGTggccttcttcctcttcctgtgTTTGAGGTGAGCAAAGTGGAACAAAGAGgaccctgggggggggggggcaggtttGGTTTGCAGGGGTTCATCAATCCGAGTCTGACTTAGCAAGTGTGAAAAGCGCAAAAGCCAAAAAGGCTCAACACCGGCGCGTTTATGCACAAGTCGTGTTGGGACGAGCCGCCGTCCCTCGGGTGGGGACgggcggagggagggagggagggagagcgtGAGGGAGGGGCGCGCGCCACAAATTGGAGCAAAACCACTCCAGAAAAACAGATGAGAAAGAGATGGCTTGTCCCCTGCATTCTCCATGTGGTCTGATGGCCACTCAGTCATTGGCGACCATGTTGACTTTTTGTCAGGCAGCCTGAGGCCCTTCCCCCTccctcaccccctccctccctcgaggCGTCAAGCAAAGACGCTTTTTGCTGCTCCCGCCTCCCCATCGAGCGCACCTGTCAGCCTAACTAGCGTGAAAGGTCAGCCGCCGTGTTTTTAGCgccgtccttccttccttccttccctccttccctccttccctccttccttccttccttccttccttccttccttccttcctttgcgCGTCTGGCTCGCCGCCCTCATCTGGATCCGGGGAGCACAAAAAGCTTCCTGGAGCGCACGGTGGGGCCGGCCGCTCAAGGCGCTTTTTCCGGCAGGAGCATCCGCTGCCTGAGGAACATCATCCACTGGAACCTGATCAGCGCCTTCATCCTGAGGAACGCCACCTGGTTCGTGGTGCAGCTCACCATGAGCcccgaggtgcacgagagcaacGTGGTAGGTGTGAGTGGAAACGctgccggccggctggctggctggctgctgccGGCAGCATCTCCGGACGTCTCTCACTTTGACCTTTTGAAGGTGTGGTGCCGCCTGGTCACGGCCTGCTTCAACTACTTCCACTCCACCAATTTCTTCTGGATGTTTGGCGAAGGCTGCTACCTGCACACCGCCATCGTGCTCACGTACTCCACCGACAAGCTGCGCAAGTGGATGTTCATCTGCATCGGCTGGTGTATCCCGTTCCCCATCATCGTGGCCTGGGCCATCGGGAAGCTCTACTACGACAACGAGAAGTGGGTTCCGCTCGGCCTCACCGAAGGCCGCTTTTGCGCTGACGCCTGTCCGTCTGCCGCCGTCCGTCTACAGGTGCTGGTTTGGAAAGCGGGCAGGCGTTTACACGGACTACATTTACCAGGGTCCAATGATTCTGGTTCTGGTGGTGAGTCGCCTTCTCGTCGATGTTGCGTGAAGTGTCCAGGGTGCGGAGCGAGCGGCCCCTGAAGCCCGCCCGCCAGCTTTTGGGCGTCTACGTTGGCAAAGTCAACCAAGGTGGCGGGCGCGTGCGTCCACTGATGTTGCCGGGCGTGCCTGTTTCAGATCAACTTCATCTTCCTCTTCAACATCGTCAGGATCCTGATGACCAAACTGCGAGCGTCCACCACCTCGGAGACCATTCAGTATAGGTAGACGTGGGGCCGGTGCGGGCAGGGGGGCGCCAGTGGGGGGCGCTGGCGGGAGGCGgcgaccgcccgcccgcccgctcaccCCCGCCCCGATTATCCTGGCAGGAAGGCGGTGAAGGCCACGCTGGTGCTGCTCCCCCTTTTGGGCATCACCTACATGCTCTTCTTCGTCAATCCCGGCGAGGACGAGATCTCGCAGCTGGTCTTTATCTACTTCAACTCCTTCCTGGAGTCCTTCCAGGTATGCATGCCAGGGCTCtcgtccggccggccggcgcgcTGACCTTTGCCCCTTTTCTGCATCCGTCCCTCAGGGCTTCTTCGTGTCCGTCTTTTACTGCTTCCTGAACAGTGAGGTAAGTTGGCCCGCTCATCCGTTACCACCGCGTTGCCGTGACGGCCGCCCGCGCAAAAAAGTCACCGCAAACACCACACGGGAAATGGTCGCGTGCCCTTTTTGACCTTGCGCAAACAGCCGCACGCGCGCTTAGACAAGGCAGCAGCGCTCCGGGATGCCTTGGCGGGGCCGAGCTGCGGTCGCCATGGCGACAGCCGGCCGCTAAGGTGACAAACGACGGCAGCGAGGGCTTTGATGGCTCACGCCCGCCGGATATCGATTGCGAGGTTGCGGCCGGAACGAGGTGGCGAAGCCCACGTCTCATCTTCGTCCGTCACGCCTGTCGGGGAGGAAAGGAGGGAGTGTTGGGCTGCAGAGTGAAATTTTGCGCCGGCTGTCCTTTTGTCGTCCTTCCTTCAGGTGCGCTCGGCCGCCAGAAAGCGCTTCCGCCGCTGGCAGGAGCAGCACTCCATCCGGGCCAGGATGACGCAGGCCGTGTCCGTCCCCACCTCGCCGTCGCGGGTCAGCTTCCACAGCATCAAGCAGTCCACCTCGCTGTAAAGAAAGAGTCCAGCAAGATTATCGGCCCGGGGCTCGGCCTCGCTTGGTCGGCTTTCCGCACATTCCGCACTTTGTTGCAAAGTTCTTTTCCCGCCCCGAACACGTGCGCGGCGGCATTTATTCGTTCGGTGCGGGCGTGTCACTTCCTGCCTCCTAAAAAGGCAAATGCTAAGCTACGCCAGCGAATGCTAAACTAAGATAGCAAACAAACCCGAGAGAGCGAGCACCCCTTTGTGCAAGAGCGCCACAGAGCAGCCTGCACGGCGGCCGTGTGGCCTCCTCTGTCAGCTAGCAAACGCTAAGTTCACACCGAGAGAGCCAGCCGTGAATACGTTGTGAGCAGCGGCGTGCCGCTCCCATGCTTGGAAGCAAAACGACGTGGCCAGCTTCCCTTCACGCTGTTCCCAATGCGGTCCAAACGGCCGCTTGTCTGCTCCACTCCGGCACTCTTGGTCTCCTTCCGTTGAGATGGTATTCTTCACATTCCCGCCATTTGAGCGTTTGATTGCGCGCCGCGAGCATCCTCTG contains these protein-coding regions:
- the LOC125991644 gene encoding corticotropin-releasing factor receptor 1 isoform X4, translated to MACGWREPLAASSMCAAFLVFLPPGRQADLTCDAILAAAADSSLSGQWLESSSWNETQSNGSVAQSSGSVAPSVADAYCEASLDGIGTCWPRSPAAHVVSRPCPEMFYGVRYNTTNSVYRKCLSNGTWAPKGNYSMCKAILHQEAKKKELMPLSGPRPKWLTSTPCACWPFQKKGKMHYQMAVIINFLGHVISMLALLVAFFLFLCLRSIRCLRNIIHWNLISAFILRNATWFVVQLTMSPEVHESNVVWCRLVTACFNYFHSTNFFWMFGEGCYLHTAIVLTYSTDKLRKWMFICIGWCIPFPIIVAWAIGKLYYDNEKCWFGKRAGVYTDYIYQGPMILVLVINFIFLFNIVRILMTKLRASTTSETIQYRKAVKATLVLLPLLGITYMLFFVNPGEDEISQLVFIYFNSFLESFQGFFVSVFYCFLNSEVRSAARKRFRRWQEQHSIRARMTQAVSVPTSPSRVSFHSIKQSTSL
- the LOC125991644 gene encoding corticotropin-releasing factor receptor 1 isoform X1; its protein translation is MEGRRLLTSSPFLVAVFSKARARAKRLSPSYFGAGPNGNTSVTWVEAAGVQADVLSFCLAFAAAQLWRPTDRPSGSLVLEPCHLSPPSIARRRAGGRARLSPRVGGALTRVSAARHRQLDVQTRGGLVVTPAEGQEGGGRGGSLEDGRTDGRRDREGEERSPGRQPAGRRQQHSSTCPHPPRPPRCPPTLQVVPVNATYALPHERNNLSSFSPSLFFLFWERCKGKMFVLQMCAAFLVFLPPGRQADLTCDAILAAAADSSLSGQWLESSSWNETQSNGSVAQSSGSVAPSVADAYCEASLDGIGTCWPRSPAAHVVSRPCPEMFYGVRYNTTNSVYRKCLSNGTWAPKGNYSMCKAILHQEAKKKELMPLSGPRPKWLTSTPCACWPFQKKGKMHYQMAVIINFLGHVISMLALLVAFFLFLCLRSIRCLRNIIHWNLISAFILRNATWFVVQLTMSPEVHESNVVWCRLVTACFNYFHSTNFFWMFGEGCYLHTAIVLTYSTDKLRKWMFICIGWCIPFPIIVAWAIGKLYYDNEKCWFGKRAGVYTDYIYQGPMILVLVINFIFLFNIVRILMTKLRASTTSETIQYRKAVKATLVLLPLLGITYMLFFVNPGEDEISQLVFIYFNSFLESFQGFFVSVFYCFLNSEVRSAARKRFRRWQEQHSIRARMTQAVSVPTSPSRVSFHSIKQSTSL
- the LOC125991644 gene encoding corticotropin-releasing factor receptor 1 isoform X3, whose product is MQNKRSVPNLRKQFPEQKMCAAFLVFLPPGRQADLTCDAILAAAADSSLSGQWLESSSWNETQSNGSVAQSSGSVAPSVADAYCEASLDGIGTCWPRSPAAHVVSRPCPEMFYGVRYNTTNSVYRKCLSNGTWAPKGNYSMCKAILHQEAKKKELMPLSGPRPKWLTSTPCACWPFQKKGKMHYQMAVIINFLGHVISMLALLVAFFLFLCLRSIRCLRNIIHWNLISAFILRNATWFVVQLTMSPEVHESNVVWCRLVTACFNYFHSTNFFWMFGEGCYLHTAIVLTYSTDKLRKWMFICIGWCIPFPIIVAWAIGKLYYDNEKCWFGKRAGVYTDYIYQGPMILVLVINFIFLFNIVRILMTKLRASTTSETIQYRKAVKATLVLLPLLGITYMLFFVNPGEDEISQLVFIYFNSFLESFQGFFVSVFYCFLNSEVRSAARKRFRRWQEQHSIRARMTQAVSVPTSPSRVSFHSIKQSTSL
- the LOC125991644 gene encoding corticotropin-releasing factor receptor 1 isoform X5 → MAGIVLLERDTEQRQRRTEQRQRRTERCGRVLRGVAGRHRHLLAPQPRRSRGVQTLSRDVLRRPLQHHHVYRKCLSNGTWAPKGNYSMCKAILHQEAKKKELMPLSGPRPKWLTSTPCACWPFQKKGKMHYQMAVIINFLGHVISMLALLVAFFLFLCLRSIRCLRNIIHWNLISAFILRNATWFVVQLTMSPEVHESNVVWCRLVTACFNYFHSTNFFWMFGEGCYLHTAIVLTYSTDKLRKWMFICIGWCIPFPIIVAWAIGKLYYDNEKCWFGKRAGVYTDYIYQGPMILVLVINFIFLFNIVRILMTKLRASTTSETIQYRKAVKATLVLLPLLGITYMLFFVNPGEDEISQLVFIYFNSFLESFQGFFVSVFYCFLNSEVRSAARKRFRRWQEQHSIRARMTQAVSVPTSPSRVSFHSIKQSTSL
- the LOC125991644 gene encoding corticotropin-releasing factor receptor 1 isoform X6 yields the protein MAGIVLLERDTEQRQRRTEQRQRRTERCGRVLRGVAGRHRHLLAPQPRRSRGVQTLSRDVLRRPLQHHHVYRKCLSNGTWAPKGNYSMCKAILHQEKKGKMHYQMAVIINFLGHVISMLALLVAFFLFLCLRSIRCLRNIIHWNLISAFILRNATWFVVQLTMSPEVHESNVVWCRLVTACFNYFHSTNFFWMFGEGCYLHTAIVLTYSTDKLRKWMFICIGWCIPFPIIVAWAIGKLYYDNEKCWFGKRAGVYTDYIYQGPMILVLVINFIFLFNIVRILMTKLRASTTSETIQYRKAVKATLVLLPLLGITYMLFFVNPGEDEISQLVFIYFNSFLESFQGFFVSVFYCFLNSEVRSAARKRFRRWQEQHSIRARMTQAVSVPTSPSRVSFHSIKQSTSL